In one window of Tenacibaculum mesophilum DNA:
- a CDS encoding aldo/keto reductase, producing the protein MKTLQFRNNDEMPILGLGTFRSEPNEVYTSVYEAIKIGYRHIDCASVYGNEKEVGNAIADAIKEGIVTREDLWITSKLWSDSHGRENVIPALQNTLNDLQLEYLDLYLIHWPIAFKKGVEFPKTAEEFIPLEDQPLTDTWKGMEDALEQGLAKHIGMSNFNQNDLIDIIDHAKHLPEMLQVEVHPFLQQNELLEFAKAHRIHMTAYAPIGSGANDDDDLNLLKNKTINDISTANNMTAAQVLLAWDIQRGVSVIPKSVNPKRLQENFNTIAFELNEDDMKRIEALDKNHRFIDGTFWEVEKGPYTAEGIWND; encoded by the coding sequence ATGAAAACTTTACAATTTAGAAATAACGACGAAATGCCAATTTTAGGTCTTGGTACCTTTAGATCAGAACCTAACGAAGTGTACACGTCGGTATACGAAGCTATTAAAATAGGTTACCGACATATTGATTGTGCATCAGTATATGGTAACGAAAAAGAAGTAGGAAACGCTATCGCAGATGCCATTAAAGAAGGTATTGTTACACGTGAAGACCTATGGATTACTTCAAAATTATGGAGCGATTCTCATGGAAGAGAAAACGTTATTCCTGCGTTACAAAACACCTTAAACGATTTACAGTTAGAGTATTTAGATTTATACCTAATCCATTGGCCAATTGCCTTTAAAAAAGGTGTCGAGTTTCCTAAAACAGCAGAAGAATTTATTCCGCTTGAAGACCAACCACTTACAGACACTTGGAAAGGTATGGAAGATGCTTTAGAACAAGGCTTAGCTAAGCATATTGGGATGAGTAATTTCAACCAAAATGATTTAATAGATATTATTGATCATGCTAAACATTTACCAGAAATGCTTCAGGTAGAAGTGCATCCGTTTTTACAACAAAACGAACTGTTAGAATTCGCTAAAGCACATCGCATTCACATGACAGCTTATGCACCAATAGGTTCTGGTGCAAATGATGATGATGATTTAAATTTGTTGAAAAACAAGACTATTAACGATATTTCAACTGCTAATAACATGACTGCAGCACAGGTACTTTTAGCTTGGGATATACAACGTGGTGTTTCGGTCATACCAAAATCGGTTAACCCAAAACGCCTTCAAGAAAACTTTAATACTATTGCTTTTGAATTGAATGAAGACGATATGAAACGTATTGAAGCTTTAGATAAAAATCATCGTTTTATAGATGGTACTTTTTGGGAAGTTGAAAAAGGTCCGTATACAGCAGAGGGTATCTGGAATGACTAA
- a CDS encoding MFS transporter, producing METQIGTLKAKSKRKSLPAALWALTISAFGIGTTEFVIVGLLPTVANDLNTSISSAGLLVSLYAVGVAIGAPVLTALTSQIARKRLLIAIMLLFIIGNGLAAIAPSFILLILARILTGFAHGVFFSIGSTIAASLVPEDKRASAISIMFAGLTVAIVTGVPLGTYIGQNFGWRATFIGVAILGIIGAVASYFLVPASIKTSKPLRIVDQLKVLKNRSILLVLSITALGYGGTFVTFTYLAPLLEEVTGFSANMTSILLLVYGIAIALGNVIGGKVSNKKPGKALMVMFALQAIVLLILYFTVSSQIWSVVTLFFMGILAFSNVPALQLYVVKMSEKYLPGTEDVSSALNIAAFNVGIAIGAYVGGLIIESSLGVGATPWVGSILVIVGFLITLILYKKEKL from the coding sequence ATGGAAACGCAAATAGGAACTTTAAAAGCAAAATCAAAACGTAAAAGCCTACCAGCTGCATTATGGGCATTAACCATAAGTGCATTTGGTATCGGTACTACAGAATTTGTTATTGTTGGCTTACTGCCAACAGTAGCAAACGATTTAAACACCTCAATATCCTCTGCAGGTTTATTAGTAAGTCTGTACGCCGTTGGCGTTGCAATTGGTGCGCCAGTATTAACCGCATTAACAAGTCAAATTGCAAGAAAACGACTGCTAATAGCCATAATGCTATTATTTATAATTGGTAACGGATTGGCAGCTATTGCACCTAGTTTTATCTTACTAATTTTAGCTAGAATCTTAACAGGTTTTGCACATGGTGTGTTTTTTTCAATAGGCTCAACAATTGCAGCTAGTTTAGTGCCGGAAGATAAACGTGCTTCTGCCATTTCTATAATGTTTGCAGGTTTAACTGTAGCAATCGTTACTGGTGTACCATTAGGAACCTATATAGGACAAAACTTTGGATGGCGTGCCACCTTTATAGGTGTTGCTATCTTAGGAATTATTGGTGCGGTAGCAAGTTACTTTTTGGTACCAGCGTCGATTAAAACATCAAAACCACTTCGTATTGTAGATCAGTTAAAAGTACTTAAAAACCGTTCTATTTTGCTGGTACTTTCTATCACAGCTTTAGGTTATGGTGGTACTTTTGTAACCTTTACCTATTTAGCTCCTTTATTAGAAGAAGTTACTGGTTTTTCAGCAAATATGACGAGTATTTTATTACTAGTTTACGGTATTGCAATTGCATTAGGTAATGTAATAGGCGGTAAAGTATCTAATAAAAAACCAGGGAAAGCCTTAATGGTTATGTTTGCCTTACAAGCTATAGTATTGTTAATACTTTATTTTACAGTATCTAGCCAAATATGGTCAGTGGTTACACTATTTTTTATGGGCATATTAGCCTTTTCTAACGTGCCAGCATTACAATTGTATGTGGTAAAAATGTCTGAAAAGTACTTGCCAGGTACCGAAGATGTTTCATCAGCTTTAAATATAGCAGCCTTTAATGTAGGTATTGCAATTGGCGCCTATGTTGGCGGACTTATTATTGAATCTTCACTTGGTGTTGGCGCAACACCTTGGGTAGGTAGTATATTAGTAATAGTTGGCTTTTTAATCACTTTGATTTTATACAAAAAAGAAAAACTTTAA
- the ribB gene encoding 3,4-dihydroxy-2-butanone-4-phosphate synthase has protein sequence MTTQTPTNIQLNTIEEAIEDIKNGKVIIVVDDEDRENEGDFLAAAEKITPEMINFMATHGRGLICTPLTETRCKELELGMMVSNNTDPMETAFTVSVDLRGNGVTTGISASDRAKTVQALINPNTKPFDLARPGHIFPLKAKNGGVLRRTGHTEAAIDFARLAGLEPAGVIVEIMNEDGTMARLPQLMKVAKKFDLKIVSIEDLVAYRMEHDSLIEKKEDFNIQTRFGDFRLRAYKQTTNNQVHIALTKGTWSKNEPILTRVNSTLVNNDILGTLTNNADKKLDQMFKVINDEGRGAILFINQQMQALNLLNRLRILKENQAKGEMKAPNVVMDNKDFGIGAQILHDLHIHKLRLVSNTKQTKRVGMIGYGLEIVDYVNY, from the coding sequence ATGACAACACAAACACCAACTAATATTCAATTAAACACAATTGAAGAAGCTATTGAAGATATAAAAAACGGTAAAGTTATTATCGTAGTTGATGATGAAGATCGTGAAAATGAAGGTGACTTTTTAGCAGCTGCAGAAAAAATCACCCCAGAAATGATCAACTTTATGGCAACTCATGGTCGTGGGTTAATTTGTACCCCTCTTACTGAAACTCGTTGTAAAGAATTAGAGTTAGGAATGATGGTTAGTAACAATACCGACCCTATGGAAACTGCTTTTACTGTATCGGTTGACTTACGTGGAAATGGTGTTACTACAGGTATTTCTGCTTCTGATAGAGCTAAAACTGTACAAGCTTTAATTAATCCTAATACAAAACCTTTTGATTTAGCTAGACCAGGGCATATTTTTCCTTTAAAAGCTAAAAACGGAGGTGTATTACGTAGAACCGGTCATACAGAAGCTGCTATAGATTTTGCTCGTTTAGCTGGTTTAGAGCCTGCTGGCGTTATCGTTGAAATTATGAATGAAGACGGTACCATGGCACGCTTGCCTCAACTAATGAAAGTTGCTAAGAAATTTGATTTAAAAATTGTTTCTATTGAAGATTTAGTTGCTTATAGAATGGAGCACGACTCGTTAATTGAAAAGAAAGAAGATTTTAACATTCAAACTCGTTTTGGTGATTTCCGCCTTCGTGCATATAAACAAACTACTAATAACCAAGTACACATTGCCCTAACCAAAGGTACTTGGAGTAAAAATGAGCCTATTTTAACTCGTGTTAATTCTACTTTGGTTAACAATGATATCTTAGGAACCTTAACCAATAATGCTGACAAAAAATTAGATCAAATGTTCAAAGTTATTAATGATGAAGGTAGAGGCGCTATATTATTTATTAACCAACAAATGCAAGCATTAAACCTTTTAAATAGACTTCGCATTTTAAAAGAGAACCAAGCAAAAGGTGAAATGAAAGCTCCTAATGTAGTCATGGACAACAAAGACTTTGGTATTGGTGCACAAATTTTACACGATTTACACATTCATAAACTACGTTTGGTTTCTAATACTAAACAAACTAAACGTGTAGGTATGATTGGTTACGGGCTAGAAATTGTTGATTATGTAAATTATTAA
- a CDS encoding LolA family protein → MKKIGLLFIGLCISISAMGQTDSSEAKKLLDEVSNKMGTYRNMVIGFNSSLINKEAGITNDPPIRGEITLSGEKYNLDYLGNTFIFDGKKLVVINQDEKEVSINNGNLDEEDGFIYPSKLLTFYKEGYNYQMGALKNSNGRKVQYIDLTPIDSNSDIVKVQLGIDAKTKHIYKLTQIGSNGAETTFTITKFKSNQPISAQLFSFDRTKYAKQGYYID, encoded by the coding sequence ATGAAAAAAATAGGATTATTATTTATTGGATTATGTATTAGCATTAGTGCTATGGGACAAACAGATTCTTCTGAAGCAAAAAAACTGTTAGATGAAGTTTCAAATAAAATGGGTACCTACAGAAACATGGTTATAGGTTTTAATTCTTCTTTAATTAACAAAGAAGCGGGTATCACAAATGACCCTCCAATAAGAGGAGAAATTACACTCTCTGGTGAAAAATATAACCTAGACTATCTTGGAAACACCTTTATTTTTGATGGAAAAAAATTAGTTGTTATTAACCAAGATGAAAAGGAGGTTAGTATTAACAATGGTAATTTAGATGAAGAAGATGGCTTTATTTACCCTTCTAAATTATTAACTTTTTACAAAGAAGGTTATAATTACCAAATGGGGGCATTAAAAAACAGTAATGGACGTAAAGTTCAGTACATAGACCTTACTCCTATTGATAGTAACTCTGATATTGTAAAAGTTCAATTAGGTATCGATGCTAAAACAAAACATATTTATAAACTTACCCAAATAGGCTCTAACGGAGCTGAAACTACTTTTACAATTACTAAATTTAAAAGCAACCAACCTATATCTGCTCAACTTTTTTCTTTTGATAGAACTAAGTATGCTAAGCAAGGATATTATATCGACTAA
- a CDS encoding DNA translocase FtsK gives MAKKKTTVQKKQPKTSIIKKAKTFFSNRQNQTILGFFLLLFSIFLTVAFISFFFSWQEDQSTLSQFADRTIPTKNLLGKIGAKLSNFLVYDGFGLGAFIIPITLFLTGSRILLQTNLKRIITSWNWAILIMLWFAITLGFFEKKHALLSGVIGFELNEYLQTFIGKTGLAILLIFFLVAYLIIRFSITPETISEKVKVNKEKKANAIKDTPKVNRDDSTIVNDTDVNINSEEAKTEEAKKDKSDFELSLENLQPTISNYSGVDETSNNEKKEEISLDITQTNEPTIDILEDSKKEVEVAIEKIAEEKSVSENLSDQLLKDFGEFDPTLELGNFKFPSFNLLKEYNESISVDPTELEAKKNQIVETLKNYKIGIAQIKATVGPTITLYEIVPEAGVRISKIKNLEDDIALSLSALGIRIIAPIPGKGTIGIEVPNKKATIVSMHSVIASKKFQESPMQLPIALGKTISNETFVIDLAKMPHLLMAGATGQGKSVGLNAILTSLLYKKHPAEVKFVLVDPKKVELTLFNKIERHYLAKLPDDSDAIITDTTKVVNTLNSLCIEMDNRYDLLKNAMVRNIKEYNAKFKARKLNPENGHRFLPYIVLVIDEFADLIMTAGKEVETPIARLAQLARAIGIHLIVATQRPSVNVITGIIKANFPSRIAFRVTSKIDSRTILDAPGADQLIGRGDLLYSGGNDITRIQCAFVDTPEVEKITDFIGSQRAYPEAYLLPEYVGEEGGTNLDVDIADRDKLFKEAAEVIVTAQQGSASLLQRKLKLGYNRAGRLIDQLEAAGIVGPFEGSKARQVLVPDLIALEQLLESEKN, from the coding sequence ATGGCAAAAAAAAAGACAACTGTTCAAAAAAAACAGCCAAAAACTTCTATCATTAAAAAGGCTAAAACCTTTTTTTCAAATAGACAAAACCAAACTATTCTAGGTTTTTTTCTATTACTGTTTTCTATATTTTTAACCGTTGCTTTTATTTCTTTTTTCTTCTCTTGGCAAGAAGATCAAAGCACACTTAGTCAATTTGCAGACAGAACAATTCCTACTAAAAATTTATTAGGAAAAATAGGTGCTAAACTCAGTAATTTTCTTGTATACGACGGTTTTGGTTTAGGGGCTTTTATTATACCTATAACATTGTTTTTAACAGGATCTAGAATTTTACTTCAAACCAATCTAAAAAGAATTATAACCTCTTGGAATTGGGCTATTCTTATTATGCTATGGTTTGCAATAACTCTGGGTTTTTTTGAAAAAAAACATGCCCTTTTATCAGGAGTTATCGGTTTTGAATTAAATGAATATTTACAAACTTTCATAGGTAAAACAGGGCTAGCTATTTTGCTTATTTTCTTTTTAGTTGCTTATTTAATTATACGCTTTAGTATTACTCCTGAAACAATTAGTGAAAAGGTAAAAGTTAATAAAGAGAAAAAAGCTAACGCTATAAAAGATACTCCTAAAGTTAACAGAGATGACTCTACAATTGTAAATGATACTGATGTTAACATCAATTCTGAAGAAGCTAAAACTGAAGAAGCAAAGAAAGATAAATCAGACTTTGAACTATCTCTAGAAAATTTACAACCAACCATTTCTAACTATTCTGGTGTTGATGAAACTTCAAATAACGAAAAGAAAGAAGAAATTTCTTTAGATATTACTCAAACTAACGAGCCTACGATAGATATATTAGAAGACAGTAAAAAAGAAGTAGAAGTTGCTATTGAAAAAATTGCAGAAGAAAAAAGTGTCTCTGAAAACTTATCAGATCAATTACTCAAAGATTTTGGCGAGTTTGACCCTACCTTAGAGCTAGGAAATTTTAAATTCCCTTCTTTTAACTTACTAAAAGAATACAACGAAAGCATTTCTGTTGACCCTACCGAACTTGAAGCTAAGAAAAATCAAATCGTAGAAACTTTAAAAAACTACAAAATTGGTATTGCACAAATAAAAGCAACTGTTGGCCCAACAATTACCTTATATGAAATTGTACCTGAAGCTGGAGTTCGTATTTCAAAAATTAAAAACCTAGAAGACGATATTGCTTTATCACTTTCAGCTTTAGGAATACGTATTATTGCTCCTATTCCAGGTAAAGGAACCATTGGTATTGAAGTACCTAATAAAAAAGCAACTATCGTGTCTATGCATTCGGTAATTGCTTCAAAAAAGTTTCAAGAATCACCTATGCAACTTCCTATTGCTTTAGGTAAAACTATTTCAAACGAAACCTTTGTTATCGATTTAGCTAAAATGCCTCACTTACTTATGGCAGGTGCTACAGGACAAGGTAAATCAGTAGGATTGAATGCTATTTTAACATCACTTCTATACAAAAAACATCCAGCTGAAGTAAAGTTTGTATTAGTTGATCCTAAAAAAGTAGAATTAACACTATTCAATAAAATAGAGCGTCATTACTTAGCGAAATTACCAGATGATTCTGATGCTATTATTACAGATACTACCAAAGTAGTTAACACTTTAAACTCTTTATGTATTGAAATGGATAATCGTTACGACTTGCTTAAAAATGCCATGGTTCGTAACATTAAAGAATACAACGCTAAGTTTAAGGCTCGTAAACTAAATCCTGAAAACGGACATCGCTTTTTACCTTATATTGTATTAGTAATTGACGAATTTGCTGATTTGATTATGACCGCTGGAAAAGAAGTAGAAACCCCTATTGCTCGTTTAGCTCAATTAGCACGTGCCATCGGTATTCATTTAATTGTGGCAACTCAGCGTCCATCGGTTAATGTAATTACAGGTATTATAAAAGCAAACTTCCCTTCTAGAATTGCTTTTAGAGTAACTTCAAAAATTGATTCGAGAACTATTTTAGATGCCCCAGGAGCAGACCAATTAATTGGTAGAGGTGACTTATTGTATTCTGGAGGAAATGATATTACTCGAATTCAGTGTGCTTTCGTAGATACACCTGAAGTAGAAAAAATCACCGATTTTATTGGTTCCCAACGTGCGTACCCAGAAGCTTATTTACTTCCAGAATATGTTGGCGAAGAAGGTGGCACAAATCTTGATGTTGATATTGCAGACAGAGATAAACTGTTCAAAGAAGCAGCTGAAGTTATTGTTACTGCACAACAAGGTTCGGCATCGTTATTGCAACGTAAATTGAAGTTAGGTTACAACCGAGCAGGTAGATTAATAGATCAATTAGAAGCCGCTGGTATTGTAGGTCCTTTCGAAGGTAGCAAAGCACGACAAGTACTTGTACCAGACTTAATTGCTTTAGAGCAATTATTAGAAAGTGAAAAGAATTAA
- a CDS encoding LptF/LptG family permease: MKTLDRYILKSFLVPFLATFFIILFVLVMQVLWLAFDNFAGKGISAGIILKFLWYTTLIVTPQALPIGVLLSSIMTLGSLSENYEFAAAKSAGVSLQRMVRPIVFLAIFLSSINFLFLNYVYPYAMLKQLNMKVNIKKKQPAIALVAGSFNTEIPNFQIKFKEKYGKDDNLLKEVMIYDLSSKKGNNKIITAERGEILSEEGSRYMTLVLKNGHYFEHHLKNGASYKEREKMPASYATFKEYTINIDISSFNDDGLEDEKYKTNYNMLSLAQLKDTLPTMKQNYDAFVSSRAKNLFLSIDVEDLYQHPDSLINKNLSLDILENFELKEKQNILSVATSKLERTINNNKSNKDILKNKRKYLNLYDIEFFNRMAFSLSCLLLFFIGAPLGSIIRKGGMGLPMILAIAIYVLYFFSNTFGRNLAEESSLTAITGSWLSVFLMLPLAIILTVRATKDKGLFDINSFFAPIRNFVKNLFSKKRKPQHNDNTNTN; the protein is encoded by the coding sequence GTGAAAACATTAGACAGATATATATTAAAAAGCTTCTTAGTTCCTTTTTTAGCAACCTTCTTTATCATTTTGTTTGTATTAGTAATGCAAGTATTATGGTTAGCTTTTGATAATTTTGCTGGTAAAGGTATTAGCGCAGGAATTATTTTAAAATTCTTGTGGTACACAACTCTTATTGTCACCCCTCAAGCTTTACCTATTGGTGTTTTATTATCTTCTATTATGACACTGGGTAGTTTATCTGAAAATTATGAATTTGCTGCAGCAAAATCTGCAGGTGTGTCTTTACAGCGTATGGTACGCCCTATTGTTTTCTTAGCTATTTTTTTAAGTAGTATTAACTTTTTGTTTCTTAACTATGTATACCCATACGCAATGCTTAAGCAATTAAACATGAAGGTAAACATTAAAAAGAAACAACCTGCAATAGCGTTAGTTGCAGGAAGTTTTAACACTGAAATCCCTAATTTTCAAATAAAATTTAAAGAAAAGTACGGTAAAGATGATAACCTTTTAAAAGAAGTGATGATTTACGACTTATCTTCTAAAAAAGGAAACAATAAAATAATTACTGCAGAACGTGGTGAAATTCTTTCAGAAGAAGGTAGTCGTTATATGACATTGGTTTTAAAAAATGGACATTATTTTGAACATCATTTGAAAAACGGAGCTTCTTATAAAGAGCGAGAAAAAATGCCAGCTTCCTACGCAACTTTTAAAGAATATACTATTAACATTGATATCTCTTCATTTAATGATGATGGTTTGGAAGATGAAAAGTATAAAACAAATTACAATATGTTAAGTTTGGCTCAGTTAAAGGACACTTTGCCAACAATGAAACAAAATTATGATGCTTTTGTTAGTAGTAGAGCTAAAAACTTGTTTTTAAGTATTGATGTAGAAGATTTATACCAACACCCTGACTCATTAATAAACAAAAACCTTTCTCTAGACATTCTTGAAAACTTTGAATTAAAAGAAAAGCAAAATATTCTTTCGGTAGCTACCTCTAAATTAGAACGTACAATCAACAATAATAAATCCAACAAAGACATCTTAAAAAACAAACGAAAATATTTAAATTTATATGATATAGAGTTTTTTAATCGTATGGCCTTTTCTCTTTCTTGTTTATTACTTTTCTTTATTGGTGCTCCCTTAGGTTCTATTATTAGAAAAGGAGGAATGGGCTTACCTATGATTTTGGCAATTGCCATTTATGTACTATATTTTTTCTCCAATACCTTCGGAAGAAACTTAGCAGAAGAAAGCTCACTTACAGCTATTACTGGCTCTTGGCTAAGTGTATTTTTAATGCTACCTTTGGCTATTATTTTAACAGTTAGAGCTACCAAAGATAAAGGTCTTTTTGATATTAATAGCTTTTTTGCTCCAATACGAAACTTTGTAAAAAACTTATTCTCTAAAAAGAGAAAACCGCAACATAATGACAACACAAACACCAACTAA
- a CDS encoding TIGR03571 family LLM class oxidoreductase, whose protein sequence is MKNFDKLYKPGKMTLGIEFPLDNDWSLEGDKKRKEDGRPFGVPDISKHLQYVKQIDKAGFAAVWIREVPVYDPNFGDGAQLFDTLSYLGYLSAATKNVLLGTAAIVSPLHQPIKLAKATATIEHLSDSRLILGLGLGDRPVEFPMYGIDYQERPKLFRDHLNIMQEAWKTNSDLSAIYPFLNKGVAVYPKPKHQIPLVVAGHSGQSLEWIAKNANGWFNYPRTPEETYLNRKRWCEALYDTDQACKPYISAFHLNLLQDDNTMFKPHRFGGSVGINHLTELLKAYEDAGVNHMALHLRKSDTPLGEAISKIETVVLPNFY, encoded by the coding sequence ATGAAAAATTTTGATAAACTATACAAACCAGGTAAAATGACGCTTGGTATTGAATTTCCTTTAGATAACGATTGGTCTTTAGAAGGCGATAAAAAACGAAAGGAAGATGGCAGACCATTTGGTGTGCCAGATATCAGTAAGCATTTACAGTACGTTAAACAAATTGATAAGGCTGGTTTTGCTGCAGTTTGGATTAGAGAAGTACCTGTTTACGATCCTAATTTTGGTGATGGCGCACAGTTATTTGACACCTTAAGTTATTTAGGGTATTTATCTGCCGCAACTAAAAATGTGTTGTTAGGTACAGCCGCAATAGTTTCTCCATTACATCAACCTATAAAACTAGCAAAAGCAACCGCTACGATAGAGCATCTAAGTGACAGCAGACTTATTTTAGGCTTAGGTTTGGGTGATAGACCTGTTGAGTTTCCAATGTATGGTATCGATTATCAAGAGCGACCAAAATTGTTTAGAGATCATCTAAATATTATGCAAGAAGCTTGGAAAACCAACAGTGATTTATCGGCCATATATCCGTTTTTAAATAAAGGTGTTGCGGTATACCCGAAGCCAAAACATCAAATTCCGCTAGTCGTTGCTGGACATTCCGGACAAAGTCTTGAGTGGATTGCCAAAAATGCTAATGGTTGGTTTAATTATCCAAGAACACCTGAAGAAACCTATTTAAACCGTAAACGATGGTGCGAAGCATTATACGATACAGATCAAGCCTGCAAACCTTATATTTCGGCATTTCATTTAAATCTGTTACAAGATGATAATACTATGTTTAAACCACATCGTTTTGGTGGTTCAGTTGGTATTAATCATTTAACTGAATTACTAAAAGCTTACGAAGACGCCGGTGTAAACCACATGGCCTTACATTTACGAAAGTCAGACACACCTTTAGGTGAGGCGATTTCAAAAATTGAAACAGTAGTTCTTCCTAATTTTTATTAA
- a CDS encoding diacylglycerol kinase family protein, whose amino-acid sequence MKNPNDGFLKGRIRSIKFAVKGMWLLITTEDSIKAQLTFALIAVFLGFYFNISATEWIVQVLAIGVVLVAEALNTAIEKVADFIHPNYHKKIGFIKDIAAGAPAFAALVSLIIAGVIYLPKIIAIL is encoded by the coding sequence ATGAAGAACCCGAATGACGGCTTTTTAAAGGGACGCATACGTAGTATTAAATTTGCAGTAAAGGGAATGTGGTTATTAATAACTACAGAAGATAGCATAAAGGCTCAACTTACATTTGCTTTAATTGCTGTTTTCCTAGGTTTTTACTTTAACATATCTGCAACCGAATGGATAGTTCAAGTGTTAGCTATAGGAGTTGTTTTAGTTGCTGAAGCTCTAAATACTGCCATAGAAAAAGTAGCTGATTTTATACATCCAAATTACCATAAAAAAATAGGTTTCATTAAAGATATTGCTGCTGGTGCTCCTGCATTTGCAGCTCTTGTATCGTTAATTATTGCTGGAGTAATTTACCTTCCTAAAATAATAGCTATATTGTAG
- a CDS encoding type 1 glutamine amidotransferase domain-containing protein — protein sequence MKTRFYTFILALFFSTALIAQKKQNKPSVLMVLSSHQELGKTGKETGYYLSEVTHAYEVFEANNYEITLVSPKGGNPPVDGFDLKDEVNNKYWNDATFQNKLQNTLKASKVKAKDYDAIYYAGGHGTMWDFPSNKKLAKIAAKIYENDGIVAAVCHGPSALVNIKLSNGNYLVDGKTVSVFTNEEEANVKLENVVPFLLENKLIERGATVDKATVWQEKVSVDERLVTGQNPASAKLVAEKIVELLKAKH from the coding sequence ATGAAAACAAGATTTTATACATTCATACTTGCTTTATTTTTTAGCACTGCATTAATAGCACAAAAAAAACAAAACAAACCAAGCGTGTTAATGGTACTATCTAGTCACCAAGAATTAGGTAAAACCGGAAAAGAAACTGGCTACTATTTAAGTGAAGTTACGCATGCTTATGAGGTTTTTGAAGCTAATAATTATGAGATAACACTAGTTAGTCCAAAAGGAGGAAACCCGCCAGTAGATGGTTTTGATCTTAAGGATGAAGTGAATAATAAATATTGGAATGATGCAACATTTCAGAACAAACTTCAAAACACATTAAAAGCTTCAAAAGTAAAAGCTAAAGATTACGACGCTATTTATTATGCTGGTGGACATGGAACAATGTGGGATTTCCCAAGCAATAAAAAACTAGCAAAAATTGCTGCAAAAATTTACGAAAATGATGGTATTGTAGCAGCTGTTTGTCATGGTCCTTCGGCTTTAGTAAATATTAAATTATCTAATGGTAATTATTTAGTCGATGGTAAAACGGTAAGTGTATTTACAAATGAAGAAGAAGCCAATGTAAAATTGGAAAACGTTGTGCCATTTTTATTAGAAAACAAACTTATTGAACGTGGTGCAACTGTTGATAAAGCGACTGTATGGCAAGAAAAAGTAAGCGTAGATGAGCGTTTAGTAACAGGTCAAAATCCTGCTTCTGCAAAATTAGTAGCAGAAAAAATTGTAGAACTTTTAAAGGCTAAACACTAA